One Seriola aureovittata isolate HTS-2021-v1 ecotype China chromosome 3, ASM2101889v1, whole genome shotgun sequence genomic window, AATTTGCACTGACTTAAGTTTTTACagggaaaacacaaagcaaacaatttaaacaaagacaaatgcaaATAAGAACAATAGGAGTATGAGATCATAAAAACAATCCATGAAAGCAGCAAATACAGGAGGATAAAATTTGAgttaaaaacagagaagaatATAAATTGAAAGAATGGCAAGGTAAACCAAAACGTAATGTATTTTACAAAAAGCTTTCATACAAAAAAGGACTTGTAAGACACTGCCAATAATCTCAATGCGCAGATTGTTCCACAGACTGGGAGCTTCAGCTGCAAAAACTCAGTCACCCTTTGTCACCAGCTGAGAGGAACCTAACATATAGCCTAACCTGCTAACAGTTATCTTGAATATGTTTGGATATGTTTTTCCATTCAGACTTGCAACACATCTTACTGTGTTTAAATAGTGCCCTCTGTTGCATAAAGACAGACATTACTACTACCCACCACGTGCCTTCATGTAAAAAAGATTGATAATGAATAGCTGAAAAAGAGCAGTAAGTTATTCAGTCAGTAGATGTCAgaataatctaaaaaaaactgcagtgctGGTACTAAAATCCAAATAATTTCCACAGAAGCTTAATGTGACATAACATTACTTCATCAGTGTTTAGTAACTCATCTCTTCCAGGCATCTGTTATTCTTCCATCTCGCCTGAAATCCAACTTAatcaaaaatgacacaaatggCCTCGAGGTATAACAACAAAGATGTTTACGTTTAAGCCGATACGTAAGAAAGGATGTGACCTAAATTCAAAATTCCTTTTTGTCCTGCTCCCCACaatgcacttttacttttacatcaTAAATTTGACTTTTTGCAAGTTAATCTTCCTGCCTTTCCACACTGTCTTAAATACCTTGTCTGAGACTGTTAGATTCCTCTGAAATTCAGTGTGAATCATCTACAGACAATGCTTGCCAAAtgcttttcaaaaaatgtcaaagcattTTAAAGAATTACACAAATACATAACAGCATTGTTGAACTTAGAAAATTGGTTACTTTTTACAGTAATTTTGGCATTAGCAGGCCAGTTTCTGAATTTTTATAAATCGACATTTGAAATTTTAAATCTTAAAGTTAATTTCTTGCCTTATAAAAACTCAGAAGTAAATTTGATGACACAATAGCATTTGTTGAATGAAAATTAATAATGTTGGGTTCATCTGTCTGCCATCTTCACTGGTTGAAGCAAAATGTATCCTGGGATACTTATCCACATGTCATAAAACATTACCTGATAAAATCAACAGAGCAAGAGCAGTCTAGGGCATTTGGACTTCTCTTGGCTAAATGCTGACAGTACCTCACCTGCGACCTCATCACAAAAGTCAACATCTAAATTCTGAAAAGCAACAGCTGaacagaataaattaaaattgtgCTCTCAATAAACCAagttgtgtttgaaaaaaaggAGCAGAATTTTTTGTCAAAAGAACAATTTAACAACTGTTAAACATTGAGGTGGAAGAATTCTGCTTTGGTGTTGTGTGACAGCCAGCGAAAGAAAACATTGCACAGATGTAGGGCAgaatgctgtgtgtgcaggacaGCCTGGGAAATGTCTGAGAGCttgaagcaggaggaggggcTGGAAATTTATTAGTCAAGAACAGAAAGGTACTACAAAAAGTATTTGCAAGCTGTTACTTATAGGgttcccaaacttttgcatACGCCACagttactgttttctttttcttttcaaattttctaagtttgttaaataaaatctgcattaacagatgaaaagcttttttaaatatctgtttGCTTCAGAATCGTAGGCTATTTATCTCTTCTCATataaaaaatcaagaaaaatatgttatttgCCCAGTGGTGCCCAAACTTTTGTATTCAACTGTTTTATTCAATTTATTCATATAGCctactattatttatttaagaaagtttgatgtatttatttaatattggcTATTTTGGAAGTCCATACTAATTGTCTTTGGGGTAAAAGTTTTTAATCAATTGCTCAAAGGAAATTTTAATTACCcagaaatgtattaataaatctgttttttttctttttttaattggctCTTACTTGCTGATTTAAGAAAATTAATATGACAGTCTATACATGGCATTTTGCAAATGCTTTGAAGCATTGTATTAATTATgttaaatgaatacattaaatCACTTAGAAAGCTGTAAAACAAAGCTGTtgaaaaaagctgtttttaccAAATGCATCTAAACCTGGACACATTTGAAccatgtcatttcattttcatttcactgggGAATTGCGTGAAGCTTAAAAGAACTGCTGCCATTTCTTGTAAATGTTTAAGAAAGGTTAGGGTTTTGAGcttgtttgtgcagcagtgtCTCCAGCTCTGTCATTTCTCCACATTcttgtggacatgatatctcagtaacacctagatggaaattcttcaaatttggcacagacgttcactgggactcaaggatgaactgattagattatGTGGggcaaaggtcaaggtcaaggtcatggtgacctcacaaaacgcaGTTTTGGCCTTCTGAATGCAATATCTctgtaatgccttgagggaatttcttcaaatttggcaaaagtGTTCACCTGGACTAAAGGACAAACTGagtagattttggtggctaaaggttaAATTCATGGTGACcttacaaaacatgattttggtcTTGTGAAAgcaatatctccagaactcctcaagggaatcccttcaaattttgcacaaatgtccacttggactcaaggacaaactgactagactttggtggtcagaggtcgAAGGTCAAGAAAACCCTTTTTAGGCATTACTCAAGACTAATAAAAGGATTTGTGGGAGACCCTTAGCAATTCACTCTTTGCTTTGACTGCAGTGGCTTCTCTGCACTCTTTAACTGGAACACGGACGGCAACTTTTACGATCCAAACATGGCAAACAACTCAGGTAAATCATGTtacaatatttatgttttaaagtaCCATTATTTTAGCGATCAATGCTGAATCTAACTTTATGTAAGGTACTGCTGTAGGTCCTATAGAGAGATGTTTATATAGACATATACTGGTCAGACCTGCACATGtattatttagtattttgtAATCTGACAACAAATTCTGGAGTGCTCatacatttataatttttttcagttatttttgactgaaaaaattaataaatgtacGAGCAATGCATGATTTCTCAAAACATGTTAAGTATTTGGGGCTTTTTTGAGTCTGAAGTTGCTTTTAAATTAAGATGCTATCagttaaacattttctctgatGAATGATGAGGAGCTGAGAATTGTGAAGGTGGGGAAGACTGGGAATCGGAAGAGCGCCGCTGGAAACAGCATTCTGGGATGACAGTGCTTTGAATCAAGGTTCAGTCCTAAGTCTATGACTGAAGACTGCTCTAAGGGCAAAGCTACAGTAGATGGACAACGCGTTGCTGTCATTGACACCCCAGGCCTGTTTGACACCAGGTTTGGCATGGATGAAACAACTAAAGATTTATGCCAGTGTATTTCTTATGCTGCGCCTGGACCCCATGTCTTCCTGGTTGTCATCAGGCTGGGCAGATACACTGACGAGGAAAAGCAGACGGTGCAAAGGATTCAAGAAATCTTTGGCCAGGCTGCAAACACATACAGCATGGTTCTCTTTACTGGTGGTGACCTTCATGGAGATACCACTATTGAGGCGTTCTTGCCTGAAAACCCAGACCTTCAAAAACTTGTGGCCAGATGTAATGGCCAGTACCATCAATACCTCAATATACCTTCAATAACCAGCTGAAGGATCGCGCTCAGGTCTGTGAGCTGCTCCAGAAGATCAGAAATTTAAATCAGAAGAACGGAGGAAGCCACTACACCAACAAAATGTAGGGTAAATGGGCTGTGGGAGTTAGGAGGGTGGAGGGGTAACAGGGGGTAAAGGGGTTGGGGAACTAGGGGTTactcctcccttctccttcctttctctcttctcctgctccAATTAGCGTGCACTTGTAGCTCAGGTGAGATGCCTCCAACTCAGCGGTGTTGTCATGACGTCCTCCGGGTGACAGGTTGATAATGAGATTGACGTTTCTTTTCTCGGAAAGGTCTGACAGTGACGCCCTGTGGTAAAGACGTGAATTGCATTCATTTGGGCAGCTGCCTTGCTCAGCCACAAACAATTAAGGAGACAATTTATCATGCGTCGTACGGCAGTcgtaaaaacaggaagtgatgtgtgACCCTGGGGTGCGTTTTACAGAAGTGAACAGTGAAGTTATGTACACAATGAAACTCGGTGGCCAGGCCTCATTAATGTCACAGTGAGTACCAAGCTTGAAacacttttttatgtttgttatttGCGCTACTTGTAAGATATGTAGCTCGAGGGCTTTCTGTGTAAATTCTTTGTTGCAGCTAATTAACACTTCATCATAGAGTATCATATAGCGTTCACGTGCATCTGAGAGCACTGTCTTGTTACTGTACTGTGTTACCTGAATGGACATGGTTTCATTTTACTGTTAGTTAAATCTGATtatttctgctttgttgtggataaacaaagcagaaataaGACAACACTTAATCC contains:
- the LOC130167104 gene encoding LOW QUALITY PROTEIN: GTPase IMAP family member 9-like (The sequence of the model RefSeq protein was modified relative to this genomic sequence to represent the inferred CDS: deleted 2 bases in 1 codon; substituted 1 base at 1 genomic stop codon), with protein sequence SLMNDEELRIVKVGKTGNRKSAAGNSILGXQCFESRFSPKSMTEDCSKGKATVDGQRVAVIDTPGLFDTRFGMDETTKDLCQCISYAAPGPHVFLVVIRLGRYTDEEKQTVQRIQEIFGQAANTYSMVLFTGGDLHGDTTIEAFLPENPDLQKLVARCNGQYHIPQYTFNNQLKDRAQVCELLQKIRNLNQKNGGSHYTNKM